A single region of the Pectinophora gossypiella chromosome 2, ilPecGoss1.1, whole genome shotgun sequence genome encodes:
- the LOC126376482 gene encoding voltage-dependent calcium channel subunit alpha-2/delta-3 isoform X4 codes for MCKRVGVFVFLLLLSLESRDCTSSQQNDAVVKISLNTVQAWAVKLGTELYHFGEFITRKKEVQDSFKSAQIESRDGEKLVQSMSDDIRAMMELKVSAVKRIVEAAENMAFDKQNEPVPEDFQFYNSKEMDEPYDDISITTTAEPDFSLENWIPRPPTRSAHIAQNAHFWNIPVNTNFSSVHVPSNVYAWATEVIKGIHWSEGLDTHFINNYQSDPTLSWQYFGSSTGFMRHYPAMKWRADPVDIFDCRTRAWYMEAAASPKDVVILVDRSGSMTGQRRDIAKHVVTNILDTLGNNDFVNVMTFADTVEELVPCFEESLVQATLGNLRELKLALDNFETMEIANFSAALTRAFELLEIYRNNSGGANCNQAIMLVTDGVPYNYKEIFEKYNWKYETPVRVFTYLIGREVKVADVREVKWMACANRGFYVHLSTLAEVRERVLEHVNVLARPLVLQREKHPVVWTPVYANVTDPKVADYLWEQRERAEQKERFMSQRRDKALFNSEKEQDRRWRITQMKQGQYSEIGNSQYQLMTSVSMPVYDLRHNESVEENGQKEMRIARLLGVAGTDVPLTEIQALMTPYKIGVNGYAFIVTNNGYILIHPDLRPVFQQILKPSYNSVDMIEVELFDDDRGPRNFSKELTALRKEIIDQKTGNKIMNVKYHMDDMKRVSRGKKHYFWTGISDSPFTLVVTIPENYGRHRITPPPTDDIHRLSLTSKNITAKQYLSDKWSVHPDWLYCRHYERTFATAEEELSYFLERVAKPGWRWPAKPRPPEHHKSKGHERHNNGTPETKERKISNNQPKNEYYCDHGLMQALVYDARNTVWFNKSISESASDDKAAEFIQRFGYIVAFMATHSGLTRWQTHPPREHDNDKPEFGKQYPRAIDEVWYRRAVEQHYVDPLSYVYSADLNTDKFPLNVSAAMVTASHAVFHGDGHRKAPAAVVGFQFKHERLREWFENITSSCEHNKECVTCESDNWDCYLVDNNGWIVVSQDSNQTGQFFGKVRPDIMTKLVEDEVFRPVHIIDYQAVCFREKKTTNFASMLITPLENLRLIMAWFLATSMWLYNSIAVGLAQASYSFDDAYQNYENDEETDDPYMSNKPPSRAVERDFEKLVLINRTRPTPCDREMYLYQLEYNNLEDKLSKPLNDCKRPFYAQLVNYTNMLLVVVDALCAREDVTLTAIDANEVQYNESLPCLKHMHPLYRKQPASCIRNHTEESNIDMCGRGSLPHKNILWIPLTILSLLKYF; via the exons ATGTGCAAACGTGTTGGTGTCTTCGTGTTCTTGTTACTTCTGTCGCTGGAGTCCCGAGATTGCACATCCAGCCAACAGAATGATGCCGTCGTCAAGATATCACTCAACAC AGTACAAGCGTGGGCAGTTAAGCTCGGAACAGAGTTATACCATTTCGGAGAATTTATTACCAGGAAGAAAGAAGTACAAGAT AGCTTTAAATCGGCACAAATCGAATCGAGAGATGGAGAAAAGCTAGTTCAGAGTATGTCAGATGACATTCGCGCTATGATGGAACTTAAGGTTAGCGCTGTAAAGAGAATAGTGGAAGCAGCAGAGAACATGGCGTTTGATAAGCAAAACGAACCGGTACCGGAggattttcagttttataacaGTAAAGAAATGGATGAACCTTATGACGACATATCTATTACTACAACTGCTGAACCAGATTTTAGTTTGGAAAATTGGATTCCGAGGCCACCGACCAGAAGCGCTCATATCGCGCAAAACGCCCACTTTTGGAACATACCGGTGAATACGAATTTCAGCAGTGTTCATGTGCCAAGCAACGTGTATGCATGGG CTACGGAAGTTATCAAGGGCATTCACTGGTCGGAAGGATTAGATAcacattttattaataactaccAAAGTGATCCGACACTTTCGTGGCAATATTTTGGTAGCTCCACAGGATTCATGAGACATTACCCTG CAATGAAATGGAGAGCAGACCCAGTAGACATATTTGACTGTCGAACAAGAGCGTGGTATATGGAGGCGGCTGCAAGTCCCAAGGACGTTGTCATCTTGGTCGATAGAAGTGGGTCGATGACTGGGCAAAGGCGGGACATCGCCAAACATGTGGTCACAAACATCCTAGATACACTGGGCAATAACGACTTCGTCAACGTCATGACTTTTGCTGACACTGTCGAAGAACTTGTACCTTGCTTTGAGGAGTCTTTAGTTCAG GCTACTCTAGGAAATCTTCGGGAATTGAAACTAGCACTGGACAACTTTGAGACGATGGAAATAGCCAATTTCTCGGCAGCACTCACGAGAGCTTTTGAATTATTGGAGATTTATAGAAATAATAGCGGTGGAGCTAACTGTAACCAG GCAATAATGTTGGTTACGGACGGCGTCCCGTACAATTACAAGGAGATATTCGAAAAGTACAACTGGAAGTATGAGACCCCGGTGCGGGTGTTTACGTACCTGATAGGTCGCGAGGTAAAG GTGGCAGACGTGAGGGAGGTGAAGTGGATGGCTTGTGCGAATCGAGGCTTCTACGTGCATCTAAGTACACTAGCTGAAGTACGGGAACGGGTGTTGGAACACGTCAACGTCTTGGCGCGACCACTCGTACTTCAGCGAGAAAAACACCCAGTTGTATGGACACCCGTTTACGCTAATGTCACC GACCCAAAAGTAGCCGATTATTTATGGGAACAACGCGAAAGAGCAGAACAAAAGGAGCGCTTCATGAGCCAGAGGAGAGACAAGGCATTATTTAACTCCGAGAAAGAACAGGACCGCAGATGGAGAATAACACAG ATGAAACAGGGTCAGTACAGCGAGATTGGCAATTCGCAATATCAGCTCATGACGTCGGTTTCCATGCCCGTGTACGACCTACGGCACAACGAG TCCGTAGAGGAGAACGGCCAGAAAGAG ATGCGTATTGCTAGATTACTGGGAGTGGCAGGAACAGACGTTCCTCTAACCGAGATACAAGCATTGATGACTCCTTATAAG ATTGGTGTAAATGGATACGCTTTCATCGTGACTAACAACGGATACATCTTGATACATCCTGATCTGAGGCCCGTA TTCCAGCAAATTCTCAAACCAAGCTACAACAGTGTCGATATGATAGAAGTTGAACTCTTTGATGACGATAGAGGGCCTAGAAACTTTAGCAAAGAACTCACTGCG CTCCGAAAAGAAATAATCGATCAAAAGACGGGAAATAAGATtatgaatgtcaaatatcataTGGATGATATG AAAAGGGTGTCACGTGGCAAGAAGCATTACTTCTGGACTGGCATCAGTGACTCGCCATTCACCTTAGTGGTGACCATTCCAGAGAACTATGGTCGCCATCGCATCACCCCTCCTCCGACCGACGACATCCACCGCCTTTCGCTAACCTCGAAGAATATTACAGCTAAGCAGTACTTGTCTGACAAATGGAGTGTGCACCCTGATTG GTTGTACTGCCGCCATTACGAGCGCACATTCGCAACTGCGGAGGAGGAATTGTCATATTTCCTGGAGCGCGTTGCCAAGCCAGGCTGGCGGTGGCCAGCCAAGCCGCGCCCGCCTGAGCATCACAAGAGCAAGGGACATGAGCGACATAACAACG GCACACCTGAGACAAAGGAACGGAAAATATCAAACAACCAGCCgaaaaatgaatattatt GTGATCATGGACTTATGCAAGCATTGGTCTATGACGCCAGGAATACAGTCTGGTTCAACAAGAGCATATCGGAGTCAGCCTCGGATGATAAGGC GGCCGAGTTCATTCAGAGATTCGGGTACATCGTGGCTTTTATGGCCACCCACAGTGGACTCACACGCTGGCAGACACATCCGCCAAGGGAACATGACAACGACAA GCCTGAATTCGGGAAGCAATACCCTCGAGCAATAGACGAAGTCTGGTATCGTCGTGCCGTCGAGCAGCATTATGTGGACCCACTGAGTTACGTCTACAGCGCAGATCTCAACACTGATAAGTTTCCATTGAACGTTAGTGCAGCCATGGTAACAGCCTCTCATGCCGTGTTCCATGGAGACGGACACAGGAAGGCGCCAGCAGCAGTAGTCGGGTTTCAATTCAAACATGAACGCCTAAGGGAATGGTTCGAGAATATCACTTCGTCG TGTGAACACAACAAGGAATGCGTCACGTGTGAATCAGATAACTGGGACTGCTACCTAGTGGACAATAATGGATGGATCGTGGTTAGCCAAGACAGCAACCAGACGGGACAGTTCTTTGGGAAG GTCCGACCGGATATCATGACGAAGTTAGTGGAAGACGAAGTGTTCAGACCGGTACACATCATAGACTATCAAGCGGTTTGCTTTCGGGAAAAGAAGACGACCAATTTCGCGTCAATGTTGATTACG CCGTTAGAAAATCTGCGTCTGATCATGGCATGGTTCTTGGCAACGTCGATGTGGCTCTACAACTCTATAGCTGTAGGTTTGGCTCAAGCCAGTTATTCCTTCGACGACG CGTATCAGAATTACGAGAACGACGAAGAGACGGACGACCCGTATATGTCGAACAAGCCTCCGTCACGGGCGGTGGAGAGAGACTTCGAGAAGCTGGTGCTTATCAACCGGACACGGCCAACGCCCTGCGACAGGGAGATGTACCTCTACCAACTGGAGTACAACAACTTGGAAGACAAGTTGAGCAAGCCGCTGAACGACTGCAAGCGTCCCTTCTACGCGCAGCTGGTGAACTACACCAACATGCTGCTGGTGGTGGTGGACGCGCTGTGTGCCCGCGAGGACGTCACGCTGACGGCCATCGACGCAAACGAGGTGCAGTACAACGAGTCGCTGCCTTGCCTCAAGCACATGCACCCGCTGTACAGGAAGCAGCCCGCCTCTTGCATCAGGAATCACACGGAG GAGAGCAACATCGACATGTGCGGCCGCGGCAGCCTACCTCATAAAAACATACTCTGGATTCCATTGACAATACTTTCATTATTGAAATATTTCTAA
- the LOC126376482 gene encoding voltage-dependent calcium channel subunit alpha-2/delta-3 isoform X1, with protein sequence MCKRVGVFVFLLLLSLESRDCTSSQQNDAVVKISLNTVQAWAVKLGTELYHFGEFITRKKEVQDSFKSAQIESRDGEKLVQSMSDDIRAMMELKVSAVKRIVEAAENMAFDKQNEPVPEDFQFYNSKEMDEPYDDISITTTAEPDFSLENWIPRPPTRSAHIAQNAHFWNIPVNTNFSSVHVPSNVYAWATEVIKGIHWSEGLDTHFINNYQSDPTLSWQYFGSSTGFMRHYPAMKWRADPVDIFDCRTRAWYMEAAASPKDVVILVDRSGSMTGQRRDIAKHVVTNILDTLGNNDFVNVMTFADTVEELVPCFEESLVQATLGNLRELKLALDNFETMEIANFSAALTRAFELLEIYRNNSGGANCNQAIMLVTDGVPYNYKEIFEKYNWKYETPVRVFTYLIGREVKVADVREVKWMACANRGFYVHLSTLAEVRERVLEHVNVLARPLVLQREKHPVVWTPVYANVTDPKVADYLWEQRERAEQKERFMSQRRDKALFNSEKEQDRRWRITQMKQGQYSEIGNSQYQLMTSVSMPVYDLRHNESVEENGQKEMRIARLLGVAGTDVPLTEIQALMTPYKIGVNGYAFIVTNNGYILIHPDLRPVFQQILKPSYNSVDMIEVELFDDDRGPRNFSKELTALRKEIIDQKTGNKIMNVKYHMDDMKRVSRGKKHYFWTGISDSPFTLVVTIPENYGRHRITPPPTDDIHRLSLTSKNITAKQYLSDKWSVHPDWLYCRHYERTFATAEEELSYFLERVAKPGWRWPAKPRPPEHHKSKGHERHNNGTPETKERKISNNQPKNEYYCDHGLMQALVYDARNTVWFNKSISESASDDKAAEFIQRFGYIVAFMATHSGLTRWQTHPPREHDNDKPEFGKQYPRAIDEVWYRRAVEQHYVDPLSYVYSADLNTDKFPLNVSAAMVTASHAVFHGDGHRKAPAAVVGFQFKHERLREWFENITSSCEHNKECVTCESDNWDCYLVDNNGWIVVSQDSNQTGQFFGKVRPDIMTKLVEDEVFRPVHIIDYQAVCFREKKTTNFASMLITPLENLRLIMAWFLATSMWLYNSIAVGLAQASYSFDDEYVTPTAYQNYENDEETDDPYMSNKPPSRAVERDFEKLVLINRTRPTPCDREMYLYQLEYNNLEDKLSKPLNDCKRPFYAQLVNYTNMLLVVVDALCAREDVTLTAIDANEVQYNESLPCLKHMHPLYRKQPASCIRNHTEESNIDMCGRGSLPHKNILWIPLTILSLLKYF encoded by the exons ATGTGCAAACGTGTTGGTGTCTTCGTGTTCTTGTTACTTCTGTCGCTGGAGTCCCGAGATTGCACATCCAGCCAACAGAATGATGCCGTCGTCAAGATATCACTCAACAC AGTACAAGCGTGGGCAGTTAAGCTCGGAACAGAGTTATACCATTTCGGAGAATTTATTACCAGGAAGAAAGAAGTACAAGAT AGCTTTAAATCGGCACAAATCGAATCGAGAGATGGAGAAAAGCTAGTTCAGAGTATGTCAGATGACATTCGCGCTATGATGGAACTTAAGGTTAGCGCTGTAAAGAGAATAGTGGAAGCAGCAGAGAACATGGCGTTTGATAAGCAAAACGAACCGGTACCGGAggattttcagttttataacaGTAAAGAAATGGATGAACCTTATGACGACATATCTATTACTACAACTGCTGAACCAGATTTTAGTTTGGAAAATTGGATTCCGAGGCCACCGACCAGAAGCGCTCATATCGCGCAAAACGCCCACTTTTGGAACATACCGGTGAATACGAATTTCAGCAGTGTTCATGTGCCAAGCAACGTGTATGCATGGG CTACGGAAGTTATCAAGGGCATTCACTGGTCGGAAGGATTAGATAcacattttattaataactaccAAAGTGATCCGACACTTTCGTGGCAATATTTTGGTAGCTCCACAGGATTCATGAGACATTACCCTG CAATGAAATGGAGAGCAGACCCAGTAGACATATTTGACTGTCGAACAAGAGCGTGGTATATGGAGGCGGCTGCAAGTCCCAAGGACGTTGTCATCTTGGTCGATAGAAGTGGGTCGATGACTGGGCAAAGGCGGGACATCGCCAAACATGTGGTCACAAACATCCTAGATACACTGGGCAATAACGACTTCGTCAACGTCATGACTTTTGCTGACACTGTCGAAGAACTTGTACCTTGCTTTGAGGAGTCTTTAGTTCAG GCTACTCTAGGAAATCTTCGGGAATTGAAACTAGCACTGGACAACTTTGAGACGATGGAAATAGCCAATTTCTCGGCAGCACTCACGAGAGCTTTTGAATTATTGGAGATTTATAGAAATAATAGCGGTGGAGCTAACTGTAACCAG GCAATAATGTTGGTTACGGACGGCGTCCCGTACAATTACAAGGAGATATTCGAAAAGTACAACTGGAAGTATGAGACCCCGGTGCGGGTGTTTACGTACCTGATAGGTCGCGAGGTAAAG GTGGCAGACGTGAGGGAGGTGAAGTGGATGGCTTGTGCGAATCGAGGCTTCTACGTGCATCTAAGTACACTAGCTGAAGTACGGGAACGGGTGTTGGAACACGTCAACGTCTTGGCGCGACCACTCGTACTTCAGCGAGAAAAACACCCAGTTGTATGGACACCCGTTTACGCTAATGTCACC GACCCAAAAGTAGCCGATTATTTATGGGAACAACGCGAAAGAGCAGAACAAAAGGAGCGCTTCATGAGCCAGAGGAGAGACAAGGCATTATTTAACTCCGAGAAAGAACAGGACCGCAGATGGAGAATAACACAG ATGAAACAGGGTCAGTACAGCGAGATTGGCAATTCGCAATATCAGCTCATGACGTCGGTTTCCATGCCCGTGTACGACCTACGGCACAACGAG TCCGTAGAGGAGAACGGCCAGAAAGAG ATGCGTATTGCTAGATTACTGGGAGTGGCAGGAACAGACGTTCCTCTAACCGAGATACAAGCATTGATGACTCCTTATAAG ATTGGTGTAAATGGATACGCTTTCATCGTGACTAACAACGGATACATCTTGATACATCCTGATCTGAGGCCCGTA TTCCAGCAAATTCTCAAACCAAGCTACAACAGTGTCGATATGATAGAAGTTGAACTCTTTGATGACGATAGAGGGCCTAGAAACTTTAGCAAAGAACTCACTGCG CTCCGAAAAGAAATAATCGATCAAAAGACGGGAAATAAGATtatgaatgtcaaatatcataTGGATGATATG AAAAGGGTGTCACGTGGCAAGAAGCATTACTTCTGGACTGGCATCAGTGACTCGCCATTCACCTTAGTGGTGACCATTCCAGAGAACTATGGTCGCCATCGCATCACCCCTCCTCCGACCGACGACATCCACCGCCTTTCGCTAACCTCGAAGAATATTACAGCTAAGCAGTACTTGTCTGACAAATGGAGTGTGCACCCTGATTG GTTGTACTGCCGCCATTACGAGCGCACATTCGCAACTGCGGAGGAGGAATTGTCATATTTCCTGGAGCGCGTTGCCAAGCCAGGCTGGCGGTGGCCAGCCAAGCCGCGCCCGCCTGAGCATCACAAGAGCAAGGGACATGAGCGACATAACAACG GCACACCTGAGACAAAGGAACGGAAAATATCAAACAACCAGCCgaaaaatgaatattatt GTGATCATGGACTTATGCAAGCATTGGTCTATGACGCCAGGAATACAGTCTGGTTCAACAAGAGCATATCGGAGTCAGCCTCGGATGATAAGGC GGCCGAGTTCATTCAGAGATTCGGGTACATCGTGGCTTTTATGGCCACCCACAGTGGACTCACACGCTGGCAGACACATCCGCCAAGGGAACATGACAACGACAA GCCTGAATTCGGGAAGCAATACCCTCGAGCAATAGACGAAGTCTGGTATCGTCGTGCCGTCGAGCAGCATTATGTGGACCCACTGAGTTACGTCTACAGCGCAGATCTCAACACTGATAAGTTTCCATTGAACGTTAGTGCAGCCATGGTAACAGCCTCTCATGCCGTGTTCCATGGAGACGGACACAGGAAGGCGCCAGCAGCAGTAGTCGGGTTTCAATTCAAACATGAACGCCTAAGGGAATGGTTCGAGAATATCACTTCGTCG TGTGAACACAACAAGGAATGCGTCACGTGTGAATCAGATAACTGGGACTGCTACCTAGTGGACAATAATGGATGGATCGTGGTTAGCCAAGACAGCAACCAGACGGGACAGTTCTTTGGGAAG GTCCGACCGGATATCATGACGAAGTTAGTGGAAGACGAAGTGTTCAGACCGGTACACATCATAGACTATCAAGCGGTTTGCTTTCGGGAAAAGAAGACGACCAATTTCGCGTCAATGTTGATTACG CCGTTAGAAAATCTGCGTCTGATCATGGCATGGTTCTTGGCAACGTCGATGTGGCTCTACAACTCTATAGCTGTAGGTTTGGCTCAAGCCAGTTATTCCTTCGACGACG AATATGTTACACCCACCG CGTATCAGAATTACGAGAACGACGAAGAGACGGACGACCCGTATATGTCGAACAAGCCTCCGTCACGGGCGGTGGAGAGAGACTTCGAGAAGCTGGTGCTTATCAACCGGACACGGCCAACGCCCTGCGACAGGGAGATGTACCTCTACCAACTGGAGTACAACAACTTGGAAGACAAGTTGAGCAAGCCGCTGAACGACTGCAAGCGTCCCTTCTACGCGCAGCTGGTGAACTACACCAACATGCTGCTGGTGGTGGTGGACGCGCTGTGTGCCCGCGAGGACGTCACGCTGACGGCCATCGACGCAAACGAGGTGCAGTACAACGAGTCGCTGCCTTGCCTCAAGCACATGCACCCGCTGTACAGGAAGCAGCCCGCCTCTTGCATCAGGAATCACACGGAG GAGAGCAACATCGACATGTGCGGCCGCGGCAGCCTACCTCATAAAAACATACTCTGGATTCCATTGACAATACTTTCATTATTGAAATATTTCTAA